gtactgacctcgctttctggataatagcggggtgaacaggcagtggctcagatggttgttgtccttgattatctttttggccttcctgtgacattgggtgctgtaggtgtcctggagggaaggtagtttgcccaccggcgatgtgttgggcagaccgcaccaccctctggagagtcctgcggttgcgggcggtagAGTTGACGTCcccggtggtgatacagcctgacaggatgctctcaattgtgcatctgtgaaAGTTTGTGAGGgatttaggtgccaagccaaatttcttcagcctccccaggttgaagaggcgctgttacgccttcttcaccacactgtctgtgtgggtggaccatttcagtgtgtcagtgatgtgtacaccgaggaactttccaccttctccactgcggtcccgtcgatgtggataggggggtgttccttctgatagttcacgatcagctccttcgttttgttgatgttgagttagAGGTTATTTTCTGGGCACCACattcccagggccctcacctcctctatAGGTCGTCTActggcctactactgttgtgtcgtctgcaaacatgatgattagaggcgtgcgtggccacgcagtcatgggtgaacagtgagtacaggagggggctgagcacgcacccttgtggggccccagtgttgaggatcagcgaagtgtaGGTGTTGTTTccaaccttcaccacctggggcccgtcaggaagtccaggacccagttgcacagggcagggttcagacccagggcctcgagattcatgatgagcttgaagggtactatggtgttgaatgctgagttaCAGTCAATGAACcccattcttacataggtattcctcttgtccagatgtaatagagcagtgtgcagtgcgaaggtgattgtatcatctgtggatctattggggcggtaagcaaattgaagtgggtctagggtgtcaggtaaggtagaagtgatatgatccttgactagtctctcaaagcagtTCATGAtggcagaagtgagtgctacggggcgatagtcatttagtttagttacctttgctttcttgggtacaggaacaatggtggccatcttgaaccATGTGGGGATAGCAGacggggatagggagagatttcAAACATATTCAAAAACTCCAGCcagttggtctgcacatgctctgaggactttttgctagggatgctgtctgggccggcagccttgcgaaaggttaacacgcttaaatgtcttacgtcggccacggagagcagtccttggtagcgggccgcatcggtggcactgtgttaaccacaaagCGGGTGAAGGTGTTTaacttgtctggaagcaagacgtcagtgtccgtgatgtggctggttttccctttgtagtccgtgattgtctgtagaccatgCCACATACGTCTAGTGTCTGAGCCTTTATCTCTATACTGgaattttgcctgtttgattacCTTACGGAGGGGATATCTACACTGTTTGTAtccggccatattcccagtcaccttgccatggttaaatgcggtggttcatgcaaatgctgccatctatccacagtttctggttaggttagtcacagtgggtacaacatctcctatacacttcatgataaactcagtcaccgtatccatGTATTCGTCGATGTTATTGTCAGAGGCTCCCCGGAaaatatcccagtccgcgtgaacAAAacaatcagttcaattgccctggagggtacgaacaaaggatccgattTGGGTGAGTCATAGACCTGgttgtaatgctggtgagttaccgccgctctgatatccaaaagttcttcccggctgtacgtaataacaaacaaaaaaatcagggctaataatgtaagaaataacacgcaCAAAAAACAAAATATTGCAAAGTTGCCAAGGGGCTAGAAGCACGGCTGCCCTATCCTTATGTCCCTCCCTGCCAATCCTCTcccactaacgttagctagctaactttccTAGCAACTGTACTGTAGCTGCTAGTTACCAACACACAAGAGTTAAGTTAAAGCCATTCCGTAGAGTAGCTTTCAATGGCTTTGACATACTCTCCTTTGTGGTACAACTGGTCCCCCTCGGCCATGTAAGTACAAAATGTGCTTTTGGGTCCTTGGTCTCCTTCATTGTCAGACATTCAGTGGTATCCTAGCAACCAGCCTAACAAGTCGTTCTATGTCGTccctagttaccacagccacaaagacataaaccccgcccatttataaaaaaatctaataaaaagcagatgtttgtttattttgactttgtggctgtgctattTAGTGGACACTGTCCGGGAATTTCAGAGCGGCCCTGTCTGGACTAGAAACAGATAAAAAAGGTGGTGAATGTTAATTTCTTATTATTACCTCCGAACAGTTAAATTTACTCATTCACCACCAGCCATCTCCCCAAAACACCAAACAATTAGTCTGTCTTGGATCCTAAAATATTTAGTACTTTCTTTGAGCTTGGGGTACACACCGAAAAGAATAAGGCCAAAGGAAATCAAATAAATACCAAATACAAACATTGACAAACGGCACATTTGAAGGGGGAAACAAGAGGCCTACTTTATTTACATGGCTGTTGGATAAAGACTCCATAGTCAAGACTGTTGAGGGCTTCTTGAGAGCAAGTCCAGGATGGGGATGCCTTCCTCTTAAAAGTGCACCAAGAGATCttaaatcaaatttaaaaaataacctCTACTGAACCTCTGTCATAGCAATTGTATAAGCTCTTTTATATTAGCTGCATAATTTACACAGGGCAGAGGAACCCGGGCCTGAATAGTTTAATACTGCTAGGGGCATAGCCCATAGGCAACctacattatactagggtatacTTTTAAACAGCATGGGCAAAATAAGATGTTAACTCATTTGACAGTTTGCCTAGACACATTCTTGATAACCCCAATCATAGACTGTTATACATAGTGTGCTGTAAGTGAGATGGTGTTGACTGAGCGGTTGCTCACATTCAGCATACACAGCCAGATAAATATATAGATGTCTACACAGTATCTTATAAAATGGCAAGTACAACCAAATTCATTTCCTGAGTTTGTGCCAAAAGGATGTTGTTCGTTGGTGCCCCTTTTCAGTCTTTTCCACAATAGAGGAGCATCCTCATATCCTGGTAGTGGCTTTGAGACAGCCAATTTacaataaatatacataaaaaaaataagaaaacaaacTATCAACACAAATAAACACTTTACATTCCAGTAAAATGTACAATGTAGCAACCGGTGAATGGCAACATCAAACATAAAACCTGTGGTGAGGAAGCTGACCACAACATGGCAACAGGCCTGGCATAGTACACCAGCACAGCCATCTGTACTTAAGCAGTAGTTTATGGATTTAACTCTATTTACCCCAGGCTGTTATGGAAAATAATTAACTGTTCATATAACATGATGAAATGGAGACCACTTTCATTAAGCAATCATCCACAGCTGCTAAGTCATCTTTTGGTTGTTGGGTATAAAGTAGGCTGCCACACAACATGCAAGTTGTTCAGTTGCCCATGGTATTTTGCACCATTAAATACTGGGCAAGATATGCATGCTTTGAATACTGCTTGGACAGTAGGTCAAGTGTAGGCGGTTTAAGGAGGTTTGTCTCAGATTTCCCCATCTTGAAGTCACATCTTGGCCCGAGCCTTCAGAAGGCCACAGATATCTGCACAGTCCCGTTTAAAAGTTCCATTATGAGTCATACTTTTTTTGGGCCAACTGTTTTTATACAAATTGAATTTCAATGTTTTTATTGTTTGACAAAATGAAACCAAATATCAAAATAGTATTAGTCTTCAATGGATGCTTGCATCATTCTTTCGTTGCATGATGTGATATGACAGAGTCCAACTGAGGAACAGCCAGACAAATTAAAAATGAGGGTGGAGTTGGGGGGGGTTGAATCCATTTGAATAGAGTCCATGATTGAGCTACTGTATAAGTACCAGGATCCTCCAATTAACCAAACTGGAAGAAGAAATTTCCTGGTCCGGATGCTACAAAACAAAAGTATAAATTATTCAACAGAATCTGAAATATGTTTCCTACAGCTGAAATATACTGTTTCCTACAGCTGTTTGTATACATACATTGATTAGCTTCGAAACTATAGCCCTGGCCGCCTCCGCCACCAAAGAATGCCTTGAAAATGTTGTTGGCGTCAAAATCTGCTGGGGACAGAAACACATTACGAGGATCAACATCACAGCTGAGGGAAGCAGCCAGTACAATCTCACCACAAATTCACTGTGTAACCGTGTAAAATTAACATGGTAAACACCCATTTACAGCTCTGAAATACAAATGGCTGAACCCAGTTGGTGTTTAAATCAAGTCAAGTAACAGTCATTTAGTCCCTGCTAAAGCTTAAATACGTAAAGGGGGGGAGCGGCACTTTTCGCCCCAGCacctttattgttttgttgatgaAACAGAGCAGAGGAGCAGCCAGCatcatagtaaaaaaaataatgccAGTAGATATTCTGCTATTCTATTGTGTGTGAAATGATGTCCCGAGGGTATGAGAGACCGTTTGTTATTTTTCGCAAACAGACACGGCAGTTTCACCCACTACCCCACCCATCCTCCCTTGAAACAGGTTCCCCTGCTGATCTCCAGCCCTCACCTCCCATGTTGCCTGTGTCGTCCTCCATATCGTGACCACtgtcgtagcgggatttcttctTAGGGTCAGACAGCACAGTGAACGCCTCGCCCACCTCCTTAaacttcttctcctcttccttctgaACCTCAGCACTGGCCGAGCTGTGacggtctgagagagagaaaccagggccGTCAGTCAGGGGGAAATGAGAGGAGGTACAGGAGTGGCTAAGTTAAATGTTTTGTTTCCCCTTTGCATTGAAATACGTCTTCTGACACTGCTTTTTTTATGTCAGTAAAATAGACTGGATAGTTGAACTGAGAAATGGCCTCTCTTAGCTACCTGGATGGTGCATGAGGGCCCGTTTACGGTAAGCCTTCTTGATCTCGTCCTCTGTGGCGTTCTTGTCCACTCCCAGCACCTTGTAGTAATCTTTCCGCTTGCTCTTCTTCAGCTCCAACTGTGCATTCTTCAGGAGGTGCTTGTGTTCTAAGGAAAGGAGTTAAGAGTGAGACGACAAAGATAATATTAATAACAAAGAGCAGTTAGGGCGCCATAACAGCAGGAGGAGCTATATAGTAATTCCACCCCTCAGAGACCGACACCTGAGACATTGCGTCATAAcagggagggtgggggtggggaaaCAGGAGTGTGAAGCAACAGAACCCAGACAGAGGTGTAGCATGGTaggctgggatggagagaggggtggtcGAGTCACACCAATGAGACACAGACATACCTTTTGTTTTCTCTGTCTGGTAGACCTTCTCATAATCCCTCACAGCCTCATCGTACTCCTCCTTGTCCATGTAACTGAACACAGATGTATAGAAACAAGCTTGAAAGATCATAACCATATCCGATGAATATCCATATTCTTGCATGCTCTCGAACCACCACCACGGACATATTGCTAGGAAACTATCGTTGATTGACGTACCACTGTGCTCTCCGTAAATAGGCCTTGATGTAGGTCTCATCCAGTTTAACTGCCTTTGTGCAGTCTTCAATGGCCTGGTCTATTTTTTTCAGCTTTGAAAGGGGGGGAAAAACGGAAATAAAAGAGAAAAAGAGTAAGGGGACTGGGGAATGTGCAAGGAAGCGTGCGACAGAAGATAAAGAGAAGAAATGCTGGCCTAGTTCTAGATAGAGAAAATGACGCAAAGTGCAGAGCACAGCTAAAAATACACACGGTAAGAGGGGCCTCGCTGTATGAGAGGTGTGTGAGAGTTTGTGGCACGCATCTGTGCACGGGTGAGTGTGAGTGCacgtgtgagtgagagagtatgCGGGTGCCCATGCAGAAGGCCACCTCCGCAGCCAGTACAGTAGCGCTACATTGGTCCATATGAGTGACTTCCTGGAGGATTTACAATCTAACAGGTACATGCTGCCAGGAGACATTTTGAGCAGAGTTAAACAGGTATAAGGCCCTTTAAAATATGTTTTGCAGGGAATTGGGATGGAATCACAGGATCCAGACAAAAGAAATTcaacattaaaaaatatattttacttagTAGAAAatcatctaaatgtattgaacttattaGAAACTGCATTAATTTGTCCAAGATTATTACAAGACATGCATCAGTGATTCACATTTTCCTTGAACATTCTGAAGAGGCGACGGCTCAGGAATGCCCGTGGGTGTGCATGCTTGTCTACCACTCTGTGTAGCCGTTAGTGATGATGCTAATGTCATGACAACCGTCTTCTGCGAGGTGGAAAGGCTTTCTCAAAAACGTACAATGAAATATTAAACACAAAGTAGCCTATTactgcctacctggcagaatgagaTCATGGAttatcaatccagtggccatttgttttacAAACTCTGAAATGACATGAGCACTACAGAAACATCAGAACCAAAAAAGGTCCCAAGCTTGTGCACAGTTGAATTAAAAGGGTAAGTACACCTAAAAACCCACATTTCTTACATTTTTcacagacctcaaaagtggtctcctgctgTGCTTGTGgacaaaaataaattaaaatgtgGATGTTATATCAAAAGTGTGATTTGGAGAGCGAAAACCTGAAACAGACTCAGACAACAAAAACTGCACAGATTTTATAGGGACCTACAGGTATCAAATATCAGCTGCCTGGCTGAAAAGGCAAAACAACCACTGTGTAATTGAAAACAGCAATACCTAATTTGCAAGCAAACGGAGAGCCTTCCAATGAAGACTaagatgatgataataataataataataataataataataataataataacaggccGAATCAAACTGGGGGCCCAAATGGCAGAAACGCCACGGCTGCATAAGACGAGATAACATGGTATAGTAGATGAGGGGTTCTCCTCCTGGTGCTGTGTGTTTGAGCCTCACCTTAGATCCCACGGTGCCCCTGTTACAGAAGAGCTTAGCATTGGTTTTGATGTTGTTGGGGTCTATGGTCAGGGCCTCCGAGTACAGCTCGTAGGCCGCATCATAGTTCCCGTCCTTGAAGGCCTTGTTCCCATCCTCCTTCTTGGCTTTGAGTGCTTTGGCATTCTGGATGGAAAAGAGAGAGCACTTAGCAACCTCTGCAAACTTAAGGTGTGTCGTCAGCAAGCTAGTGGTGGAGACAGAACTGGCTATAGTGTTCTGTGGCTACCTCTTACAAAAGGATGGAGGCAATTTGTCCACATTAGCATAATTATTAGGCAGGTTAGTTGAGACTAATTGCAGGGCTAGAGTCCTGGTGGAAGGTGGATGGAGGACTCACTCTGCAGGCCAGGCGAGCCTTCTCATGGTCAGGGGCCATGCGCAGGGCCTGGACAAAGAACTGGACGGCCTTGTCAATACAGTCCTCATAGTACAGACAGAGACCACGGACGTACAGGGCATCGCCATTAGTAGCGTCCATCCGCAGGATATCACTgagagaggaagacaaagaaACAAGTCTTACATGACAACACACATTTCCAATGGTGTGCATCAGCAAGGGAAATTGCCTTTATGTAATGGTTTTCCAGGCTCCAACAATGTCTTGTTTACCTGGCTACTGACTGGGCCTCTGGGTAACGCCCCAGCATGGCCAGACACTCTGCTTTCAGCACCTTGAACCGATGGCAGGCTGAGGCCGACTCCAAGGCACGGTCCATGCAGAACACAACCTGCACagtccagagagagaaacattgtcATATCAAATCTAGCACCAATCTGCCCAATCTGCCATATTTGCTTGATAAAAAGACAACATGCAGCCAACAGCCTACCATCCTGAAGTCATGCTTTTCAAATCCTAGTTCAGCCATCTTTTCATACTCCAGGACAGAATCTGCATTCTTTACCTGAAAATAGATTCAAACATATGCTTTTATGTAAGGAAG
This sequence is a window from Oncorhynchus mykiss isolate Arlee chromosome 13, USDA_OmykA_1.1, whole genome shotgun sequence. Protein-coding genes within it:
- the LOC110486253 gene encoding dnaJ homolog subfamily C member 7 isoform X2, which encodes MATVDDCDVTMDPEMEILSDEELEREAESFKEQGNAYYIKKDYSEAFNYYTKAIDMCPKNASYYGNRAATLMMLSRHREALEDSQQAVRLDDTFMKGHLREGKCHLSLGNAMAASRCFHRVLELEPDNSQAQQEVKNADSVLEYEKMAELGFEKHDFRMVVFCMDRALESASACHRFKVLKAECLAMLGRYPEAQSVASDILRMDATNGDALYVRGLCLYYEDCIDKAVQFFVQALRMAPDHEKARLACRNAKALKAKKEDGNKAFKDGNYDAAYELYSEALTIDPNNIKTNAKLFCNRGTVGSKLKKIDQAIEDCTKAVKLDETYIKAYLRRAQCYMDKEEYDEAVRDYEKVYQTEKTKEHKHLLKNAQLELKKSKRKDYYKVLGVDKNATEDEIKKAYRKRALMHHPDRHSSASAEVQKEEEKKFKEVGEAFTVLSDPKKKSRYDSGHDMEDDTGNMGADFDANNIFKAFFGGGGGQGYSFEANQSSGPGNFFFQFG
- the LOC110486253 gene encoding dnaJ homolog subfamily C member 7 isoform X1, whose product is MATVDDCDVTMDPEMEILSDEELEREAESFKEQGNAYYIKKDYSEAFNYYTKAIDMCPKNASYYGNRAATLMMLSRHREALEDSQQAVRLDDTFMKGHLREGKCHLSLGNAMAASRCFHRVLELEPDNSQAQQEVKNADSVLEYEKMAELGFEKHDFRMVVFCMDRALESASACHRFKVLKAECLAMLGRYPEAQSVASDILRMDATNGDALYVRGLCLYYEDCIDKAVQFFVQALRMAPDHEKARLACRNAKALKAKKEDGNKAFKDGNYDAAYELYSEALTIDPNNIKTNAKLFCNRGTVGSKLKKIDQAIEDCTKAVKLDETYIKAYLRRAQCYMDKEEYDEAVRDYEKVYQTEKTKEHKHLLKNAQLELKKSKRKDYYKVLGVDKNATEDEIKKAYRKRALMHHPDRHSSASAEVQKEEEKKFKEVGEAFTVLSDPKKKSRYDSGHDMEDDTGNMGDFDANNIFKAFFGGGGGQGYSFEANQSSGPGNFFFQFG